The following proteins are encoded in a genomic region of Caldicoprobacter guelmensis:
- the rsxC gene encoding electron transport complex subunit RsxC, protein MGLKVLGFRGGVHPFHRKESTQDKAVERMQAPRLVYIPLQQHIGAPCEPLVKPGDRVKLGQKIGQPKGFVGAPIHASVSGVVKDIKQMPHPTMGQGIAIVLENDGKDELDESIVPRDIEALDVDELKGLIFEAGIVGMGGAAFPTHVKLSPPKDKKIDVVILNGAECEPYLTADHRLMLENPQDVVDGLKAIMKVLGVERGYIAIEDNKPDAIRTIAEATASMPGVEVVRLRTKYPQGAEKQLIYAVTGRQVPSGGLPMDVGVVVNNVGTAAAIARAIKTGIPLIERIVTVTGGGVAQPKNLSVRIGTLFKDVIDACGGLVGQPAKVVSGGPMMGIAQYTLEVPVIKGTSGILVLTKQEAETPDPGPCIRCGKCVDACPMRLMPLFISVYSLKGDYDNSEKLHAMDCIECGCCSYICPAKRPLVQSIRTAKRVITERKRRAAGAK, encoded by the coding sequence ATGGGGTTAAAGGTGCTTGGGTTTAGAGGAGGAGTGCATCCCTTCCATAGAAAGGAAAGCACGCAGGACAAAGCAGTTGAAAGGATGCAAGCGCCAAGGCTGGTGTATATACCATTGCAGCAGCATATAGGTGCTCCCTGTGAACCGCTGGTAAAGCCAGGTGACCGTGTTAAACTGGGACAGAAGATTGGACAGCCAAAAGGATTTGTAGGCGCACCGATTCATGCCAGCGTTTCGGGAGTTGTAAAGGATATAAAGCAGATGCCTCATCCTACTATGGGACAGGGGATTGCCATAGTTCTCGAAAATGATGGGAAGGATGAATTGGACGAGTCAATTGTTCCAAGGGATATAGAGGCGTTGGACGTCGATGAGCTTAAAGGCTTAATCTTTGAGGCCGGTATTGTGGGTATGGGCGGTGCTGCCTTCCCGACTCACGTCAAGCTTTCGCCGCCTAAGGACAAGAAGATAGATGTTGTGATTTTAAACGGTGCTGAATGCGAACCTTATTTGACGGCTGACCACCGTTTGATGTTGGAAAATCCGCAGGATGTGGTGGATGGGCTGAAGGCCATCATGAAAGTGCTTGGAGTCGAAAGAGGGTATATCGCCATAGAGGATAACAAACCAGATGCTATACGCACTATTGCAGAAGCTACCGCATCGATGCCAGGTGTTGAAGTGGTACGGCTTAGGACCAAATATCCTCAAGGCGCCGAGAAACAGCTCATATATGCTGTCACCGGCAGACAGGTTCCATCTGGAGGACTGCCCATGGACGTGGGGGTTGTGGTCAATAATGTTGGGACAGCGGCTGCCATTGCCCGTGCAATAAAGACAGGTATACCGCTTATCGAGCGCATTGTAACGGTGACGGGTGGCGGAGTGGCCCAGCCCAAGAACCTTTCGGTGCGTATAGGCACGCTATTTAAGGATGTGATTGATGCCTGTGGCGGCCTGGTGGGTCAGCCGGCTAAGGTGGTATCGGGAGGGCCTATGATGGGGATTGCGCAGTACACCTTGGAGGTGCCGGTTATCAAAGGTACATCGGGTATCCTGGTACTCACTAAGCAGGAGGCCGAAACGCCTGATCCGGGTCCCTGCATACGATGCGGTAAATGTGTAGATGCCTGTCCTATGCGGCTTATGCCTCTATTTATCAGCGTTTATTCTCTCAAAGGGGATTATGATAATAGCGAAAAACTACATGCCATGGATTGTATAGAGTGTGGTTGCTGTTCGTATATATGCCCCGCCAAACGCCCGCTTGTGCAATCCATTCGCACGGCAAAGCGCGTGATTACCGAAAGGAAAAGGCGCGCAGCCGGTGCTAAATGA
- a CDS encoding RnfABCDGE type electron transport complex subunit D, giving the protein MDSLIVSSSPHVYSKDTTVRIMRDVVLALLPAAAVAVYFFGVRAALIMAISVLSAVITEAVVQKLMKKPITVNDWSAAVTGLMLAFNLPPTVPLWLPVVGSIVAIALVKQAFGGLGHNFMNPALAARAILLAAWPVYMTTWAEPIHGIVNSAADAVSSATPLAILKGLEGTEAQLPPLWAIILGSTKGCLGETSDLALLLGAAYLLWRRVINWRIPFSFIGTVALLTWVLGPRGLFTGNAIYHIFSGGLILGAFFMATDYSSSPVTPKGQIIMGIGCGVITTIIRLYGGYPEGVTYSILLMNVATPLIDRFTMPRIYGEVRADV; this is encoded by the coding sequence ATGGATTCTTTGATAGTTTCTTCTTCTCCCCATGTGTATTCAAAGGATACCACGGTTCGCATCATGCGGGACGTGGTGCTGGCGCTTTTACCGGCGGCAGCCGTTGCTGTGTACTTCTTTGGAGTAAGAGCAGCTCTAATAATGGCTATATCCGTTTTATCGGCTGTGATAACCGAAGCGGTTGTACAAAAGCTCATGAAAAAGCCGATTACCGTCAATGATTGGAGTGCTGCGGTGACGGGGCTTATGCTGGCTTTTAACCTGCCGCCCACCGTGCCCTTGTGGTTACCCGTGGTGGGTTCGATTGTTGCCATTGCCCTGGTTAAGCAGGCCTTTGGTGGATTAGGGCACAACTTCATGAACCCGGCCTTGGCTGCCAGGGCTATATTGCTGGCAGCGTGGCCGGTGTACATGACTACCTGGGCCGAACCCATTCATGGGATTGTGAACTCGGCGGCAGATGCCGTCAGCTCGGCCACGCCGCTTGCCATACTTAAGGGGCTTGAGGGAACCGAGGCGCAGCTTCCTCCTCTGTGGGCCATTATTCTGGGCAGTACCAAGGGTTGTCTTGGCGAGACGTCAGACCTGGCGCTTCTGCTGGGTGCTGCTTATCTGCTGTGGAGAAGGGTAATAAACTGGAGAATCCCGTTTAGCTTCATAGGCACTGTGGCACTGCTTACCTGGGTTTTGGGGCCACGGGGTCTTTTTACGGGAAATGCGATATATCATATATTTTCAGGTGGGCTTATCCTGGGCGCATTCTTTATGGCCACAGATTATTCGTCTTCACCGGTAACGCCTAAAGGGCAGATAATAATGGGTATTGGTTGCGGAGTAATCACGACCATTATTCGGCTGTACGGTGGTTATCCCGAAGGGGTCACCTATTCAATACTGCTGATGAACGTGGCCACTCCATTGATCGACAGGTTTACCATGCCACGCATCTATGGAGAGGTGAGAGCTGATGTCTGA
- a CDS encoding RnfABCDGE type electron transport complex subunit G — translation MSEGVKMSIKLFIITAVAALALSVTYAVTEEPIRLQNEQASMEARKAVLPDAQEFLPVDISEYKDEYPDVIEVYQGKSGDDVVGYIFRVVSKGYGGNVELFVGIDGKENRIESVSIISHKETPGLGAKATESDFLSQYTGKSADSSLVVVRGRATQDTQVEAITGATITSKAVTQGVNSALEFYGRVLKDGGAER, via the coding sequence ATGTCTGAGGGGGTGAAGATGTCCATCAAGCTGTTTATAATAACTGCTGTGGCGGCTCTTGCACTGAGCGTCACTTATGCCGTTACCGAGGAGCCCATAAGGCTGCAGAACGAACAGGCCAGTATGGAGGCTAGAAAGGCCGTACTGCCCGATGCCCAGGAGTTCCTTCCCGTCGACATATCGGAGTATAAAGATGAGTATCCCGATGTTATTGAGGTGTACCAGGGTAAATCAGGAGATGACGTAGTAGGTTATATCTTTAGGGTGGTATCCAAAGGTTACGGTGGCAATGTGGAACTATTTGTGGGTATAGACGGTAAGGAAAACAGGATCGAAAGCGTAAGCATCATCAGCCATAAAGAAACCCCAGGGCTGGGAGCCAAAGCGACTGAGTCAGATTTTTTGAGCCAGTATACCGGTAAATCGGCTGATAGTTCACTGGTGGTGGTTAGGGGAAGAGCCACGCAGGACACGCAAGTGGAAGCTATAACCGGTGCTACCATAACTTCTAAAGCCGTAACTCAAGGCGTAAACTCTGCTCTGGAGTTCTACGGCCGGGTATTAAAGGACGGAGGTGCTGAGCGATGA
- a CDS encoding RnfABCDGE type electron transport complex subunit E: protein MKALKVFFNGVLNENPTFRMVLGMCPTLALTTAAINGIGMGLATTFVLVGSNLVISLLKSFISQKIRIPAFVVVIATFVTVVSMVMQAFLPELNKSLGIYIPLIVVNCIILARAEAFASKNSVLLSIMDGLGIGIGFTLALLLLGSIREIVGAGTWFGVPLFSDSFSPAVIMILPPGGFITLGLVLGLLNKLTGRAE, encoded by the coding sequence ATGAAGGCCTTGAAGGTGTTTTTCAATGGGGTACTCAATGAAAACCCCACTTTCAGAATGGTTTTGGGGATGTGTCCTACTCTTGCTTTGACTACTGCAGCCATAAACGGCATAGGCATGGGGCTGGCCACCACCTTTGTTCTGGTGGGTTCAAACCTGGTTATATCGCTACTTAAAAGCTTTATATCGCAAAAGATAAGGATTCCGGCTTTTGTGGTGGTCATCGCCACCTTTGTGACGGTGGTCAGCATGGTAATGCAGGCCTTTCTCCCTGAGCTCAACAAAAGCCTGGGTATATATATTCCGCTCATCGTTGTAAACTGCATTATTTTGGCAAGGGCAGAGGCCTTTGCATCCAAGAATTCGGTGCTTCTGTCGATAATGGACGGATTGGGCATAGGCATAGGTTTTACGCTGGCGCTGCTTTTGTTGGGTTCAATACGTGAGATAGTGGGTGCCGGCACCTGGTTTGGTGTGCCCCTTTTTTCAGACAGCTTCAGCCCGGCTGTCATCATGATCCTGCCTCCGGGAGGGTTTATAACCCTGGGGTTGGTGTTGGGGCTGCTCAACAAGTTGACTGGCAGGGCTGAATAA
- the rsxA gene encoding electron transport complex subunit RsxA — protein MEYVGRIFVILISSILINNFVMSRFLGICPFLGVSKRVETAIGMGAAVTFVMAMTSLITYIVQYAILEPLGLKYLQTIIFILVIASLVQFVEMVVQKASPTLYQALGVYLPLITTNCAVLGVAIINIDEKYDLIQALFNGVGAALGFTLAIVLFAGIRERLELSDIPKPLKGFPIALITAGLMSVAFLGFQGLIK, from the coding sequence ATGGAATACGTGGGTAGAATATTCGTCATATTGATAAGCTCGATACTAATAAATAATTTTGTTATGTCGAGGTTTTTGGGCATCTGCCCCTTTCTTGGGGTATCAAAGCGGGTTGAAACGGCGATAGGCATGGGTGCTGCCGTCACTTTCGTGATGGCCATGACATCTCTGATTACCTATATCGTTCAGTATGCCATACTTGAACCTTTGGGCCTTAAGTATTTGCAGACAATCATATTTATTCTGGTAATAGCTTCGCTAGTGCAATTTGTTGAAATGGTTGTCCAGAAGGCCAGTCCGACGCTGTACCAGGCGTTGGGTGTATATCTACCGCTTATCACCACCAACTGTGCCGTCTTGGGAGTGGCAATCATAAACATAGATGAGAAGTATGATTTGATTCAGGCGCTGTTCAATGGGGTGGGTGCTGCCCTTGGATTTACCCTGGCTATAGTGCTTTTTGCTGGAATACGTGAAAGGTTGGAATTATCCGATATCCCCAAGCCACTCAAAGGTTTTCCCATTGCTCTCATTACAGCAGGCTTGATGTCGGTGGCCTTTCTAGGGTTCCAAGGGCTTATAAAATAA
- the rnfB gene encoding RnfABCDGE type electron transport complex subunit B translates to MEKILLSLLSLGGMGFLFGAVLAFASKRFAVEKDPRAEAIREVLPGANCGACGYPGCDGFAEAVASGRAPVDGCTVGGSPVAVRVGSIMGVEVKQKERVIAHVLCQGDCHNAVNKYQYKGIQDCVAASMLAGGPKGCSYGCLGLGTCVKVCPFDAIHISDGSIAVVDRDKCTGCGKCVEACPKNLIELIPESNLVQVLCISKDPGKQVRENCKVGCIGCRLCLKACQFEAIDFVDNLARIRYDKCVNCMVCAEKCPTGAIYAHFAKRKVAFIHENKCIGCTACKKVCKFEAIEGEPEQKHRVLPDRCTGCGQCVERCPVNAISLNVREH, encoded by the coding sequence ATGGAGAAGATTCTACTGTCCTTGCTCAGCCTGGGAGGTATGGGGTTTTTGTTTGGGGCGGTTTTGGCGTTTGCATCCAAGAGGTTTGCTGTTGAGAAGGACCCCAGGGCCGAGGCTATCCGTGAGGTGCTGCCAGGCGCAAACTGCGGCGCATGCGGCTATCCAGGGTGTGATGGTTTTGCAGAGGCTGTGGCCTCGGGTAGAGCCCCAGTGGATGGCTGTACCGTAGGGGGATCGCCTGTGGCCGTGAGGGTCGGCAGCATAATGGGCGTTGAGGTCAAGCAAAAAGAACGAGTTATTGCTCATGTGCTGTGCCAAGGTGACTGTCACAATGCTGTAAACAAGTACCAATACAAAGGTATACAGGATTGCGTGGCAGCATCCATGCTGGCAGGTGGACCCAAGGGTTGCAGCTACGGTTGCCTTGGGCTTGGAACATGTGTGAAGGTATGTCCTTTCGATGCCATCCACATCTCCGACGGTAGTATTGCTGTGGTGGACCGGGACAAGTGTACAGGGTGTGGCAAGTGCGTAGAAGCCTGCCCTAAGAATTTAATAGAGCTCATACCTGAGTCCAATCTGGTACAGGTGCTGTGTATATCAAAGGACCCGGGCAAACAGGTGCGTGAAAACTGTAAAGTGGGATGTATAGGGTGCCGGCTATGCCTCAAGGCTTGTCAATTTGAGGCCATAGACTTTGTTGACAATCTTGCCAGGATAAGGTATGATAAGTGTGTAAACTGTATGGTATGTGCTGAGAAATGTCCAACCGGTGCCATATATGCTCACTTTGCCAAGCGCAAGGTGGCCTTTATCCACGAGAACAAGTGCATAGGCTGTACCGCCTGTAAGAAGGTATGCAAGTTTGAAGCCATAGAGGGTGAGCCCGAGCAAAAGCACAGGGTGTTGCCTGACAGGTGTACGGGATGTGGCCAGTGTGTTGAACGGTGTCCGGTGAATGCCATTTCATTAAATGTCCGAGAGCATTAA
- a CDS encoding mannitol dehydrogenase family protein has translation MKLSLADLKNRLKWEEKGYKLPEFDIERVREKTRKEPIWIHFGAGNIFRAFPAVLQQTLLEGGYSDRGIIVCESYDEEIIEKAYAPFDNLSVVVTLRADGSVDKRVVASVAEAIPARGNMDRLVEIFTSPSLQMVSFTITEKGYSLKNARGEYYPEVVDDLNSLSDQPKTLMAMVALLCYKRYQAGRLPIALVSMDNCSHNGTRLYEAVKAFVDAWVEKGFVDKGFRDYIEDPNFVSFPWSMIDKITPRPSEQVKALLEADGLEGADIVCTRKNTYISSFVNAEEAQYLVIEDVFPNSRPPLEKAGVIFTDRETVDKVEKMKVCTCLNPLHTVLAIYGCLLGYKSIADEMKDKHLKAFIEKVGYEEGLPVVVDPGIIDPQEFIKEVIEKRFPNPFVPDTPQRIATDTSQKIPVRFGETLKAYIRTEKRDISTLTYIPLFFAGWLRYLMGIDDEGNPFTPSPDPMLEPLQSYVKDIKLGDTGPFTETLKPILSNENIFGVNLYEYGLASKVEAMFAELVAGKGAVRKTLEKYINM, from the coding sequence ATGAAGCTTAGCTTGGCCGATTTGAAAAACAGGCTGAAATGGGAGGAAAAAGGCTATAAGCTGCCGGAGTTTGACATCGAAAGGGTAAGGGAGAAGACCAGGAAAGAACCCATATGGATTCATTTTGGGGCCGGTAACATATTCAGAGCTTTTCCGGCTGTACTCCAGCAGACCCTTCTGGAAGGGGGATACAGTGACAGAGGTATCATAGTCTGCGAGTCTTACGATGAGGAAATCATAGAAAAGGCCTATGCGCCATTTGACAACCTCAGCGTAGTCGTTACTTTGAGGGCTGACGGCAGCGTGGATAAGAGGGTTGTAGCCAGCGTAGCCGAAGCCATACCTGCCAGAGGCAATATGGACAGGCTGGTAGAGATATTTACTTCTCCGTCGCTGCAGATGGTCAGTTTTACCATAACCGAGAAGGGATATTCGCTTAAGAATGCCAGGGGTGAATACTATCCCGAGGTAGTTGACGACCTCAACTCCCTGTCGGATCAGCCAAAAACTTTGATGGCCATGGTCGCATTACTGTGCTATAAGAGGTATCAAGCCGGCAGATTGCCCATAGCGCTGGTGAGCATGGATAACTGTTCCCACAACGGTACTAGGTTGTATGAAGCCGTGAAGGCTTTTGTCGATGCCTGGGTAGAAAAAGGTTTTGTTGACAAAGGGTTTAGGGACTATATAGAGGACCCCAATTTCGTATCTTTTCCTTGGAGCATGATAGACAAGATAACGCCGCGTCCGTCTGAGCAGGTAAAGGCCTTGCTGGAGGCTGATGGCCTTGAAGGGGCCGACATAGTGTGCACCAGAAAGAATACCTATATTTCCTCCTTTGTGAACGCCGAGGAAGCGCAATATCTGGTGATTGAGGATGTATTTCCAAACTCAAGGCCGCCTCTGGAAAAAGCCGGTGTGATATTCACTGACAGGGAGACGGTGGACAAGGTTGAGAAGATGAAGGTGTGTACCTGCTTGAATCCCCTTCACACCGTCCTGGCAATTTACGGATGTTTGCTGGGCTACAAGTCCATAGCCGATGAAATGAAGGATAAACACTTAAAGGCTTTTATAGAGAAAGTAGGGTATGAAGAGGGGCTACCTGTGGTGGTGGATCCAGGCATAATCGATCCTCAAGAGTTTATCAAGGAGGTCATCGAGAAGCGCTTTCCTAATCCATTTGTACCCGATACGCCTCAAAGGATTGCTACCGACACCTCACAGAAGATACCGGTGCGTTTTGGTGAGACCCTGAAGGCTTATATCAGGACGGAGAAAAGGGATATATCTACATTGACCTATATACCGCTCTTCTTTGCGGGCTGGCTCAGGTATCTCATGGGGATAGACGATGAGGGCAATCCCTTTACGCCCAGCCCAGACCCCATGCTGGAGCCCCTGCAGTCTTACGTGAAAGATATAAAGCTGGGAGATACCGGACCCTTTACTGAAACATTAAAACCCATATTATCCAACGAAAACATATTTGGCGTTAACCTGTATGAATATGGGTTGGCTTCTAAGGTTGAGGCCATGTTTGCAGAGCTGGTCGCTGGCAAGGGTGCAGTGAGGAAAACGCTGGAGAAATATATAAATATGTGA
- a CDS encoding DNA methyltransferase codes for MIIVDVVMDLVRLRQVHVIGEEYCAGMDTRMDCFTDGRVDTGAKAGSNTGSYAASNAYLCADSNAGPNTGLNAAVNSDLYGSVGHDLQHVIGRFYWCDVLKALPLLLEQYEGKIQVVYMDPPFVTGQVFRFQQPVGAQGWRGNRTYIITHTAYDDLWKSGRDAFLSMMREVLSCVYRLLSPEGSLYLHIDYRTSAYMRIMLDEIFGEENFLNEIIWHYRSGGRAKNHFSRKHDTILFYRKSPQYYFDIESVGVARGKDKRNHMKQQVDEDGRIFWSIRSGGREYRYYEDSKIYPSDVWDDISHLHQKDPERTGYDTQKPEALLERIIKASSRPGDLVADLFAGSGTTLAVAQRLGRRWIGVDNGVFSLHTCRKRLVHQLNCLYGEDGLKAQRWCNNGEGAEHLMAHVGSVSVGQDGCSAIVSENKYGDTGGMSGEVSKRGVKVLFHHYQRFENVMGYRVTPKIDVECVRLHDHHVAVRLKEYALPQIQGYECLSDMVRELPLGPLDLVDCWAVGYLEDGVFKAASWSMRSFDTPCLNDELKVPVRGGQAPVMHLVDVYGQQWFFSMEGL; via the coding sequence TTGATAATAGTTGATGTGGTGATGGATTTGGTTCGATTAAGGCAGGTACATGTTATAGGAGAAGAGTACTGCGCAGGTATGGATACTCGCATGGACTGTTTTACAGACGGCAGAGTAGATACCGGTGCAAAGGCTGGTTCAAATACTGGTTCGTATGCCGCTTCCAATGCCTACTTATGTGCTGATTCAAATGCCGGACCAAATACCGGTTTAAATGCCGCTGTAAACAGCGATTTATATGGCAGTGTCGGACATGATTTACAGCATGTCATTGGCAGGTTTTACTGGTGCGATGTGCTAAAAGCTCTTCCATTGTTGCTTGAACAGTATGAAGGCAAAATACAGGTGGTGTACATGGACCCACCTTTTGTGACCGGCCAGGTGTTTCGATTTCAGCAGCCGGTTGGTGCACAAGGGTGGAGGGGAAACCGCACATACATTATAACCCATACCGCCTACGATGACCTGTGGAAATCGGGCAGGGATGCCTTTTTATCGATGATGAGAGAGGTGCTGTCCTGCGTATACCGCCTTCTTTCTCCTGAGGGGTCATTGTATCTGCACATCGACTACCGTACCAGCGCTTACATGCGCATAATGCTGGATGAGATATTCGGAGAGGAGAATTTCCTAAACGAGATCATATGGCACTATAGGAGCGGTGGCAGGGCTAAAAACCACTTCAGCCGTAAACACGATACCATACTGTTTTACAGAAAATCGCCTCAGTATTATTTCGATATCGAGTCGGTGGGGGTTGCCAGGGGGAAGGATAAGCGCAATCATATGAAACAGCAGGTGGATGAGGATGGGCGAATATTCTGGTCCATAAGGTCAGGAGGCAGGGAGTACCGGTATTACGAGGACAGCAAGATATATCCCAGCGATGTGTGGGACGATATCTCTCACCTCCACCAAAAAGACCCCGAAAGGACGGGGTATGATACGCAAAAGCCCGAGGCGCTGCTTGAGCGGATTATCAAGGCATCGTCCAGGCCGGGGGATCTGGTGGCCGACCTTTTTGCAGGTTCGGGAACCACTTTGGCAGTAGCCCAGAGGCTGGGTAGGCGATGGATAGGGGTGGACAATGGTGTCTTTTCGCTGCATACTTGCAGAAAGCGACTTGTGCACCAACTGAACTGCCTTTATGGTGAAGACGGTTTGAAGGCACAACGGTGGTGTAATAACGGTGAGGGCGCCGAGCATTTGATGGCTCATGTTGGGTCAGTCAGTGTGGGCCAGGATGGTTGCAGTGCCATTGTAAGCGAGAATAAATATGGAGATACCGGTGGAATGTCAGGGGAAGTGTCAAAGAGAGGAGTAAAGGTGCTTTTTCATCACTACCAGCGTTTCGAGAATGTTATGGGATATAGAGTGACCCCAAAAATTGATGTGGAGTGCGTCAGGCTGCACGATCACCATGTTGCTGTGCGGCTTAAAGAATACGCTTTGCCGCAAATCCAGGGGTATGAGTGCTTAAGCGATATGGTAAGGGAGTTGCCTTTAGGGCCTCTCGACCTTGTGGATTGCTGGGCGGTTGGCTACTTGGAGGATGGCGTGTTCAAAGCGGCTAGCTGGTCGATGAGGAGCTTTGATACCCCTTGCCTGAATGATGAGCTGAAGGTTCCTGTGCGCGGCGGCCAAGCTCCTGTGATGCACTTGGTGGATGTGTATGGGCAGCAGTGGTTTTTTAGTATGGAGGGATTGTAG
- a CDS encoding endonuclease III domain-containing protein — MYHKLMDIYYRMYKHFGPRHWWPADTPFEVVVGAILTQSVAWRNVEQAIKNLKQGGLLDLVAIAQAQLDELAQLIRPTRYYNTKAKKLQAFCRHVVENYDGSLERFFAKDLWPLREELLGIYGIGEETADSILLYAAEKPIFVVDAYTRRIFSRLGMVDADIKYGQLQRFFMDHIPPDVMLYNEYHAQIDAVGNHYCAAKKPSCEECPLKALCGFVPSV; from the coding sequence ATGTATCACAAGCTGATGGATATATATTACAGGATGTATAAACATTTTGGGCCCAGACACTGGTGGCCAGCCGATACGCCGTTTGAGGTGGTGGTAGGGGCGATACTCACCCAGAGCGTTGCGTGGCGAAATGTTGAACAGGCCATAAAAAATTTAAAACAGGGTGGGCTCCTGGACCTGGTAGCCATAGCTCAGGCTCAGCTTGATGAGCTGGCCCAGCTTATACGCCCCACCCGGTATTACAATACAAAAGCCAAGAAACTCCAGGCCTTCTGCAGGCATGTGGTGGAGAATTATGATGGGTCGCTGGAGCGCTTTTTTGCCAAGGACTTGTGGCCTTTGAGGGAGGAGCTTTTGGGGATATACGGCATAGGCGAGGAGACAGCCGACAGCATATTGCTTTACGCCGCTGAGAAACCCATATTTGTGGTAGATGCCTATACGAGAAGGATATTTTCCAGGCTGGGTATGGTGGATGCCGATATAAAATACGGCCAACTTCAAAGATTTTTCATGGATCACATTCCGCCTGATGTAATGCTTTACAACGAGTATCATGCGCAGATTGATGCGGTGGGCAACCATTATTGCGCAGCCAAAAAGCCATCATGTGAGGAGTGTCCGTTAAAGGCTTTGTGCGGATTTGTCCCCTCTGTCTAA
- a CDS encoding LysE family transporter, with translation MSLWGIFLSALIIGFSGAMMPGPMMGVTIDGSLKKGAVAGPVVVLGHGVLEFILVMVMAFGLKDFFANLKVAGLIGLVGGAFLMWMGFNMVRSAVHNAVPLQDGAKGCLNVQNLALAGAVVSITNPYFIMWWATTGMEMIRQAYVLRFWGVAFFYVGHILSDLIWYSAVSVGISRGKKVLSDRLYRWIIFALGLFLIGFSLYFMYSGVEMLI, from the coding sequence ATGAGCCTGTGGGGGATATTTTTAAGTGCGCTTATAATAGGTTTTTCAGGAGCCATGATGCCGGGCCCTATGATGGGCGTCACTATTGACGGGAGCCTTAAAAAGGGGGCAGTGGCTGGACCAGTAGTGGTGTTGGGGCATGGGGTCCTTGAATTTATACTGGTTATGGTTATGGCATTTGGTTTGAAGGATTTTTTTGCCAACCTCAAGGTGGCGGGACTGATAGGCCTGGTGGGCGGAGCGTTTTTGATGTGGATGGGCTTTAACATGGTAAGGTCGGCTGTGCACAACGCTGTTCCCCTACAGGATGGCGCTAAAGGTTGTTTGAATGTTCAAAATCTGGCACTGGCAGGGGCGGTGGTCAGCATCACCAACCCGTATTTTATAATGTGGTGGGCTACCACTGGTATGGAAATGATACGTCAGGCTTATGTCCTGCGATTTTGGGGAGTGGCCTTCTTCTACGTGGGTCACATACTATCAGACCTCATATGGTACTCTGCCGTTTCTGTGGGGATATCCAGAGGAAAGAAGGTTTTGAGCGACCGTCTGTATCGCTGGATAATCTTTGCGTTGGGACTATTTTTGATTGGATTTTCGTTGTACTTTATGTACAGCGGAGTAGAAATGCTTATATAA
- a CDS encoding SGNH/GDSL hydrolase family protein: MSTLIEDGAVVLFQGDSITDCGRSRSDDGDLGNGYASMIAAWFNAVYPEKRVRFINRGISGNRVRDLVERWQRDCIDLNPSWVSILIGINDCWRRYDSNDPTPVEVFAAGYRRILTEVCEKLHAKIIICEPFVLPVPEDRKMWREDLDPKIHVVRELAREFGALYVPLDGIFASAAAKREPEFWAPDGVHPSRAGHALIARAWLQTVKAEL, encoded by the coding sequence ATGAGTACGTTGATAGAGGATGGGGCAGTGGTATTGTTTCAGGGCGACAGCATTACCGATTGTGGACGAAGCAGGAGTGATGATGGTGACTTGGGAAACGGTTATGCGAGTATGATAGCGGCCTGGTTCAACGCCGTTTATCCCGAAAAAAGGGTGAGGTTTATCAACAGGGGGATAAGTGGTAACCGCGTAAGGGACCTTGTAGAGCGTTGGCAGCGTGACTGCATAGACCTTAATCCTTCCTGGGTGTCCATATTGATAGGCATAAATGACTGCTGGCGCAGGTATGACAGCAATGACCCCACACCAGTAGAAGTGTTCGCAGCGGGATACAGAAGGATCTTGACTGAGGTTTGCGAAAAGTTGCATGCCAAAATTATTATATGCGAGCCTTTTGTTCTGCCTGTGCCGGAAGACCGCAAGATGTGGCGGGAGGACCTGGACCCCAAAATCCACGTTGTACGGGAGCTGGCCAGGGAGTTTGGTGCATTGTACGTCCCCTTGGATGGTATTTTCGCCTCAGCTGCCGCAAAACGCGAACCGGAGTTTTGGGCACCTGATGGGGTTCATCCCTCTCGGGCGGGACATGCGCTCATTGCCCGTGCTTGGCTGCAAACAGTCAAGGCGGAACTTTAG